From the genome of Impatiens glandulifera chromosome 9, dImpGla2.1, whole genome shotgun sequence, one region includes:
- the LOC124916106 gene encoding uncharacterized protein LOC124916106, with amino-acid sequence MGKKLDALLGKIHHRHSKMKTLAKLAACRLVMIKNQRQIRSSYARSDVAQLLCLGHQERALLRVEHLIEEQNKLDAFVILDDYFHVLQEKASLVDKSRECPEELKEAMSSLIYAASRCSEFPELQEIRNILTSKFGNEFAVHSIELRKDSRVNPKIIQKLSIKQTSRDIKLQVLREIALDKGIDILSEGTPDLLDSINGKKYTDFATDTQETIELEPTDEHSNNSYDEISSDNLRSYKSEVEETDDESKSNVELGQEEVFGDDVGQIILQSNEELVFNRSEDEEDGKNVDGMKLLEYNQLD; translated from the exons ATGGGCAAGAAACTAGATGCACTGCTTGGAAAGATTCATCACAGACATTCCAAAATGAAGACTCTAGCTAAACTTGCTGCTTGCAGACTAGTCATGATCAAGAACCAACGCCAAATTCGTTCTTCTTATGCTCGTTCTGATGTTGCCCAGCTCCTCTGCCTCGGCCACCAAGAACGCGCCCTTCTTCGA GTGGAACATTTGATTGAAGAACAAAATAAGTTGGATGCTTTTGTCATTTTAGATGATTATTTCCATGTCCTTCAAGAAAAAGCTAGCCTGGTTGATAAAAGCAG ggAATGTCCAGAAGAGTTAAAGGAAGCAATGTCAAGTTTAATATACGCAGCTTCAAGATGCAGCGAATTCCCTGAGTTGCAAGAGATTCGAAACATTCTCACTTCTAAATTCGGAAATGAATTCGCTGTTCATTCCATTGAGTTAAGAAAAGACAGCAGAGTAAATCCTAAG ATAATACAGAAGCTATCGATCAAACAAACTAGTCGAGATATCAAACTGCAGGTTCTAAGGGAGATTGCCTTAGACAAAGGCATTGATATACTAAGTGAG GGGACTCCAGATTTATTGGATTCTATCAATGGAAAGAAATATACTGATTTTGCTACAGATACTCAGGAAACCATTGAATTGGAACCAACAGATGAACATTCAAACAATAGTTATGATGAAATAAGTTCAGATAATTTGAGATCATATAAATCAGAAGTTGAAGAAACAGATGATGAGAGTAAAAGTAATGTTGAATTGGGACAAGAAGAAGTATTTGGTGATGATGTAGGACAAATAATACTGCAGTCAAATGAAGAACTTGTCTTTAATAGaagtgaagatgaagaagatgggaaAAATGTGGATGGCATGAAACTTTTGGAGTATAACCAATTGGATTGA
- the LOC124914499 gene encoding 3-ketoacyl-CoA synthase 5-like, with amino-acid sequence MPPRSPELLPNSVTRLKYVKLVYQYLVNNIFPLLLIPIMSTIIVHLFNLGPDKIIQTWDSLHFNLIQLLSSFFILIFISTIYYMSKPRSIYLVDYACYKPPTTCRVPFAAFMEHSRLILKDSPKSVDFQMRILERSGLGEETCLPPAIHYIPPKPTMENSRGEAQEVIFSAIDSLMKKTGVKAKEIDVLIVNCSLFSPTPSLSAMVVNKYKLRSNVKSFNLSGMGCSAGLIAVDLARDLLQLYPNSNALIVSTEIITPNYYQGKERAMLLPNCLFRMGGAAVLLSNKRRYRTQAKYRLVRVVRTHMGGNDKAYKCVFEEEDEQGKVGIRLDKDLMMIAAESLKSNITTLGPLVLPASEQLLFLFSLIGRKIFNLKWKPYIPDFKQAFEHFCIHAGGRAVIDELQKSLQLSAEHVEASRMALHRFGNTSSSSLWYELSYIESKGRMKKGNRVWQIAFGSGFKCNSAVWKCNRTVKVPTDGAWYDCIDRYPVHIPDVVKL; translated from the coding sequence ATGCCGCCAAGATCACCCGAGTTACTACCCAACTCAGTCACAAGATTGAAGTATGTTAAATTAGTCTATCAATACCTAGTAAACAACATATTCCCTTTGCTCCTCATCCCGATAATGTCTACAATCATCGTTCATCTCTTCAACTTAGGACCCGACAAGATAATCCAGACATGGGATTCTCTCCATTTTAACCTAATTCAACTACTCTCTTCTTTCTTCATACTAATCTTCATCTCCACCATCTACTACATGTCCAAACCTCGTTCAATCTACCTAGTAGATTACGCCTGCTACAAACCTCCCACCACTTGTCGTGTACCATTCGCCGCTTTCATGGAACATTCTCGACTCATCCTTAAAGACAGTCCCAAATCAGTAGATTTCCAGATGCGGATACTCGAACGGTCGGGTTTAGGTGAAGAGACATGTTTACCACCAGCGATTCATTATATCCCACCTAAACCCACCATGGAGAATTCCCGTGGAGAAGCGCAAGAGGTGATTTTCTCGGCGATTGATTCTTTGATGAAGAAAACCGGGGTTAAGGCTAAGGAAATCGATGTGTTAATCGTGAATTGTAGTTTGTTCTCGCCTACGCCGTCGCTTTCGGCTATGGTTGTGAATAAGTATAAGTTGAGGAGTAATGTTAAGAGCTTTAATTTGTCCGGTATGGGATGTAGCGCCGGGCTTATTGCTGTTGATTTGGCTCGCGATCTTCTCCAGCTTTATCCGAATTCAAACGCGCTTATAGTTAGTACTGAGATTATCACTCCAAACTATTACCAGGGGAAGGAACGTGCCATGCTTCTTCCCAATTGTCTGTTTCGCATGGGTGGCGCCGCCGTGCTTCTTTCGAACAAACGCCGGTACCGTACTCAGGCGAAGTACCGTTTGGTTCGTGTCGTTCGAACTCATATGGGTGGGAATGACAAGGCTTATAAATGCGTTtttgaggaagaagatgaacagGGGAAAGTTGGAATTAGACTTGATAAAGATCTGATGATGATTGCCGCTGAATCCCTCAAATCAAACATTACAACATTAGGGCCGTTGGTACTTCCAGCGTCGGAGCAGCTCCTGTTCTTGTTCAGTCTAATCGGCCGGAAAATCTTTAACCTGAAATGGAAGCCTTACATTCCTGATTTCAAACAGGCGTTTGAACATTTCTGTATTCATGCTGGAGGTAGGGCAGTGATTGATGAGTTGCAGAAGAGTCTACAATTGTCGGCGGAACATGTGGAAGCGTCGAGAATGGCGCTTCATAGATTTGGTAATACATCGTCTTCTTCGTTGTGGTATGAGCTAAGTTATATTGAATCTAAAGGGAGGATGAAGAAAGGAAATAGGGTATGGCAGATTGCGTTTGGAAGTGGGTTTAAATGTAACAGCGCTGTTTGGAAATGTAATCGGACGGTCAAAGTTCCGACCGACGGAGCTTGGTATGACTGCATCGACCGGTACCCAGTACACATTCCAGATGTCGTCAAGCTTTGA